A segment of the Nasonia vitripennis strain AsymCx chromosome 2, Nvit_psr_1.1, whole genome shotgun sequence genome:
ccaggtacctcggagaccGTCGCTGTCACGATATTCGTATTCAgtgaccccaaaaacccccgagtagcaGAACTAAATTAATTTCCTTTAATATTTACCAAGTTGTTAATTGTTCGTTGTTTTTTTGCAATGCACTTCTAaaatgcatatttttaatgcacaaatgtatttttcaaaaagtaatttatcaCTATAGGTCACAAAGTTTTTGGACGCTCTCACGAATCGAACGCAAAAAACCGCATTAAGATCCAACTTACTGTTCAAAAAATCGACAGTTAAGCCATTTTCAGTGCTTTATTTCCTCGACAGAAAATATAGGTTATGGTTTCACGggatttattatttacgtgaatatgaaaaaaattattattcctaCAGTACTAAACAATCCTTTGAatcgttaattattattataacataTTTAAATCCATTTAAAAGGAATAAAAAgccttatatttattacttttatttgttcTCGATATTCTAACGAGAACGACGTGCAAAATTCATGTGACCAGTGTAGGGTTTTTAGGTAGATCAACTAGACAGAATGTACTAAAAAGTTCATTTCTAGACGAATTCTGCTAGAAAATCTGGCAACGCTCCTACCAGGGATGGTCCcgtgaaattttaaacttttagaaagtttaaaagtataaattcAAACTATTTCTAAAgtttaaaaacttatttttaaactttcaaCGTGTTCCcatgaaattttaaactttcagAAAGTATGAAATTACAAATTTGAACTTTTCCGAAggtttaaaatgttattttgaaACATTTGAAACAGtctcattaaattttatacttgTGGAAAGTTGAACATGATCAATTTCAACTTTTggaaagttaaaaattgtcaaTCTAAACTTTTTCAGAAGTttagattttcttctttacactTTTAAGATATTTTCATGCGATTCCAAAGTATAAAGTCATCAATTTAAACTTTCTTAAAGTACAAATCTAAGGAGTTATTCTATTCCTAAAGTATAAactgatttatttatacttcctAACGtcaatttttctactttgGGGTTTAGAGTGTACTTACGTAGACAGTAGCTTTTTGTCAGTGTTGCCAATGTAATCCAGTTTTCACTAGCAGGCTGCACCCAACCTTAAAACCCAGAATACATTGGCAGCACTGCCGATAACGCTACTGTCTACGCATACGATCAATTTTGGACTCTTACCTCTTACCTGCATTTTCGTAAGGCTGTGTCCAGAATTTAGTACCTACGTAGACAGTAGCGTTTTTGACAGTGCTGCTAATGTAATCCAGTTTTCACTAGCAAGCTGCAGCTAATCTTAAAAGCTAAAATATATTGGCAACACTGCCGAAAACGCTACTGTCTTCGGAGATTCTGGCGCATACGGTTAATTATAGACGCAGTTTAAGACACAaccgctgacgctcgcgcttctAGCTTACCATGTTCCTTAAAGCTCATGCTCGTTAATTagcttttgttttattattaaaaataagtagtaaatatatttttaatgatagGAAGCCATTTTTTCACAACCGCGGTACACAAAATCCCTCATAGTTTTGAaagcgaaaaatgtgtgagatgtgATAACTCACGCCATTTTCTCTTCGGAACCACGGGGTACATAAATTTCGcaaatttttaactattttgATAAATCACACGATTACATAACTTGCCTTTAGTTAATAATATCGTCTTTTTATGTGCAGTTGAATTAATCGAGGAATAGACAGGATGATGTCCATTAATGACAAGGTGGCAACAAAGCGTATGACCTTTTATCCGCTTAGCATAAATAGCACCTTACATCTCAACAAATTCACCTTCTGCTGGAAGATAGACCATTTTGAAAGAGTCCTGGATGTATTCAAGAATGAATCACAACTGAGCTCTCCGATATTTCCACCGGAGAATAGTAACGGCGTCGAATGGAGCCTTCTTCTCTATCCCAACGGCGAAAATCCCAAATGCACCGACTACATTTCTGTTTTCTTGGCGCTTCAACTCGGATATCCAAACACGATCATCGACTTCACAATCGCACTACTCGACGACAAGGGTAATACGCTTGAAAGACGTAGCATCGAAGACGCAGAGTTCAAAACCGGGCACTTTAACATATGCTGGGGTTTCTATAACTTTTGTTCCAAAGACAAATTGCACTCAGTACTAAACGATCAATCGATCAGTAACACGATAACGATCTCCTGTGAGATTGATTACAAAACCGGTCGTCAGGATACCGGTCCCAAATACTTGAGTAATATGGCTGATATGCTGGATAGCGGTAGGTTCAGCGACGTTACACTCATTTGTCAGGGTAAAAAGTTCAAGGCGCATAAAATGATGTTGGCCTTGAGAAGTCCGGTATTCTCGGTTATGTTCGAGCACGACATGAAGGAAACTAGGGAAAGTGTCGTCGAGATTCCAGACGTCGAGCCAGAAATCATGCAGGAGTTACTACAGtttatttacaacaaaaaaGTAGACAAACTCGAGGAACACGCTTGCCCTCTCTTAATCGTCGCTTCCAAATACCAAATTGAAGACCTATCGGACATGtgtcaaaaattattaatcagTAATCTGAATACCAAAAACGTTCTCAGTATGCTAACTTTCGCCGATTTCTACgacgcaaaaaaattgaagtcgAAAGCCATTAGTTTCGTACTGGCAAACATAAGAGAAGTAGTCTCGACGCCAGAGTACGTTAGACTGGGGGTGTCGCATGGTCATTTACTTCAAGAAATCCTCACTGCCATGGCGCTGAGGGAGGGGGAAGTAACGGAATTGAAGAAATCAAAATTCGTCAAATGTTTCACATCTGAAGACTTTGATCATTATCCAACGCAAACCAGGATGACAAGAAGATCCCAATTGGCAAGCGATCATGACTCTTTTTATGTAACGGATCCGAGACGAATGTTAGTTTGGCAGTCACTTTTTGTACCTATGCGCtggtattaaaaaaaaagggcATTTCCGAACTCGGAGCCCCACAACATGCCTTATATTGTATTCTGTAATTTTACAgggtgggctcatcacacctaTATACTGGAAAATTCTCCGAGCAGCTGCTTCACATATGAGCAGCAACTGTACGACGGCAGCGCCAGACTGAAAAGGCTGCTGCTCCATTTTAACCCGGTTTAGTAAGTAAGATTCCTATCAAGTCCAAAAAACGGATTGGGATGATAGGATTCGAATCCACGACCCCTCGAGATGGGTCAGATAGTTCAGGAGCCATCATCGCACCTGTGTATTAGGTTCACTAATACTTAGCTAAGGATATGAAGGACAACTACCAATATATCCTAcctaaaaatagaaaagattTTGAATTCGAAGTTTCACTTTTATAAGAATATAACCGAATATGATATATAAGAATATAcactttttttaagtaaataatagaataataaaaagctaCGCAAAGATAAAAAATTGTGTCTTCAGTACCTCTACCTATACACCTTTCcattctttttatttcactAATCAATAAGAAATAAATCAGAACCCTGGTAGCAGCATTCCCGAGAAAGTACCTGAAAGCTACCGAGATTTTTCAGATCTAGCAGGTTTCTAGAGTAGAATCTAGATGAAAACCCCAATAAATCAGACATGATTTCTGGAAGAAATCtcggtagaattttttctccactATGATTTGTTCATATAACCTTACTTTTTACACCAGTGGTCCTGCTTTGAATTgacattatttgaaaatattcataaattgatgaatatatatacCCTATAAATTCGTCTACAATGTTTTTTGAAAAggaaacatgatttttaaggtgcacattaatagtgaaaacctaaccctacacatgcatgctctcatacatgacagtatgtacagcattctgtactgactgactttgtattattcaagtacaattactgtgtgaaaagtgtcatcgatgctcaaagtcaccgatgatgaggtttgcacagATATTTCAATCACATAAAAAcccataattttttaaaatacataaaatcacataattttttcaaaataagattttgaaaaaagtgatcgaaatcaataaaaatttgatttgcTCTCACTTGAGaactatcatacttagagagctgaaattttgctACTTCATTTGTATTGGCATGTTgaaacagtatattaagttgaattcattctagctgatatgaattcgacTTTCATGTACAGAGCTACCTGCATTTTTTGACGCCGAACCCATAGGGTTCAGGgtgaaaagccgaaccaagactgttaagtaaaaactgatatggcagtctgtttctaaataatttaacaagtcttaacgcaaaagaacagacatccacCTTTAATATCATGAATTTACCATGATTATAagagatttggtggttgagAGTAACTGGCTTGCGTACTTATGTGATTGAAATATctgtgcaaacctcatcatcGGTGACGTTGagcatcgatgacacttttcacacagtaattgtacttgaataatacaaagtcagtcagtacagaatgctgtacatactgtcatgtatgagagcatgcatgtgtagggttaggttttcactattaatggacactttgaaaatcatattttcccTTCAAAATCATTCTAGGTGAATTAATAGgctaaatattcatcattcaACATTGACTGAAACTATCAGAATTGTAGTTCTGTCTGCTAAGTTAGAACTTATCGGCCATTTGCTACATATAGTACtctttaaaatatatttccacATTGAAACGCCGCAGTAGTCTTaaacaaaacaaataaaaatatcgattCGTATGTACTTtctaaaaaatgaaagaaaaaaagaaatcttaGCACCTAACGATTTGCGCGGGAAACTATACGCGCAAGAATATCGCGATCGGCGTAATTACATGCGCGCACGCCCCGACCGCAGGAAAAAAAGTGTACCGGGAGAACCAAGTTAAATCGGAGAAGAAAAGCAATGCCACTGCTACTTACTACCGGTCTTATTATTGCCGGCGCGCATGAGAATTGAAGAACGGTTATAATGCGGAGAAAAAGGGAGGGGGCCTCGTACAAGACATTACACACCATTAAGAGAAATGTTCTGGAGATAACAGCGCGGAAAGAAGAAATGCAGTAGTGTATTGTGCAAATGAACGGGAAAGCCGCGCAGACCGGGGAGTTAAAACCGAAGAAATGCTAATTATCCGGCTACTGTGGAGGTCTCCGCTGGAACTATAGTGTTATAAGTCTGCACGTGAGTTTCAAGAAAcataatttcgaaaaaaataccAAAATCTCGTTGAGTCTTCgaaagaatttttttgaaaatatcgaaaaaataattatttcaatacGTGAAATGCGGACAAAGTGTATAATACAAAACTCCGCACGTTAACGACCTATGTATACCGGCTCGCGTATACGGCAAGGCCTCGCGTAGCCTACCGCACGGGCGCACTTTGCAAAAAAAGACAGCGAGAAAACGAAACgtgagagaaggaaaaaaaggaattttcGTCGCTATCTCGCACCTGTTTTTGAGCAGCGCGAGGGAAGAACTGCGTACGCGTCGTATGTGTATAGTGTGCAGTTTATGTACATGCGTATGCGCGGCCCTGCGCTGTTTTACTGCTACGATAATTAATGGTTGCATCGTGgctacgcgcgcgctcgcgcacgctgCAAGTGCATTCGTTACGCTATGaatctttttatataaaacgcGTAATTGTGCATGCATTACACCTGCATCGCTAGCGCGCGATGAACATACagacttttttcttttgtgtgtgtgcatagTTTTGTCGGAATTTTGTCACCTCCTGGGCTAAGCAGTATGCAGAATTCAAAGATATCAAATTTGTTGGCAAAGCAGAATGATTTTTGAATTTGTTATAGTTGTATTTTTATCGCTTACGAGTCCGTTTATCGCAGTGACAATATCACTGCTCTACTAGAAGGACTAAGCGCTCGCTCGAGTACGATCATCCTGCTTGACGCGATAATCGTGACTGCGGATTGAAACATTTCGCGAGCGGCAAACGtactatatatacgtgtacacgCGCGCCGCTCAGGAATGCGTTGCCGGCGCGTGAAACCGTGACCGACTCGATGGTATTGCGACGACACGCTGCCAGCTCTAATGGCAATTTAAATGCCCGGCCGAGAGTGCGATGCTACCGTTTGCAGCCTACACCATTGTGACTGTGACGTTGTGCGTGTAGATTTGCCTTGCAATAATAGATGTATAGTTTTTGATATAGAAATGTAAACAAATTTGCAGTGATAGTACATCAATATCgttgattaataataattattactaGATTTCTTAGGCTCATAATATATAGGTGCCAACAAATAATCAAGCTGTCTCAACCAAgatgattaattaattttttgtcaaGCAAGTATCGGTCAGAAATATGTTGACGCATCCCTAACCCTTTTTTAAACCAAACAATTACCtcaaaaaaaagtaatcgtcTGCAGAGTTCAAAAACAGACGATCGAgatgaatgtaaaaaaatccTCGCGCGCAGCGGAATCCACGGATAATATAGAGCGGCCGTTGCGCCTCGCAGTCATTAAAACGTAATCACGTGCCGGTTAAACCCGGCGCGATGCTAATTTCTTCGCGTTAATTAATGCCGAGTGCGGTGCATTTTCCATTGTGTGAGCGCACGAGCGCGAGGCTGAGCCACTTCGACTATACATATAGCTTCGCGTCAAACGAACCGCTTGAGCATTAAAACGCCCGCGAATCGCTTCACAAtcgacgagagaaagaaagagcgctCGTGTTTTCTACTTAATCGTCCGGATttgcattttcattttattgctCGGTATAATTGAATTGGATCATATAGTGCATCATGAACATTTTTCTCCTTACGGTGTTCGTCTGCTGAGAAATTGTCGAATCATtggttttttcttctttatttttggAGTCGCTACACGTCCTGCCACATTTCGCAGTTATTAGCCATATGTACTTTCATATGCAGCGTATCAGTGAGTTTCAAGTGCTATTTTATggaaatttttgataattatttatatatttaaaaatttcaatttcaaattAGCGGCAATTTTTCACTCTTTATTTGGTAAGTGTATTGAAATATATTACCTTATGAACGAGTTATTACATTTATATGGATATTAGTGCAATTAGCTCTGCAGTCCTTACGAATCACTATTTTATTTTCGTACTTTTTCTCCCTCGATCCATCATTACGGTTATCCGCAACAACGGCGATCGCAACAGAACATGCAGATAACGCACATAAACTAAATTTACAACTCAATATAATCAAGCATTTTTAAAAGCTTCCCTCATAAATAATTACACTCTTAATTGTAACAATTATCTTGAAATAAGCAAGCTGCGAAGTTTTCACACATTCGAACAACTTTATCCCCAGATCTTTGCTATGCCGATAATTGCACAACTATACATCAAAACAATAATACTATTAAATGACAGGAGACTCGTTTAGACAATAGCTCTCTCCACGGTATCTATATACCTAAAACAATCAGCGCAATCTCGATCTTAAACTCCTCGAGGGTCTCCTCCAAGAGACTTAAGAACGCCGTCAAAGTAATCGCACGAGGCGACCGCAGTTATACCTCTCGTcatctatatacatacactttGTTACTTTGATAAGGACTCTTTCGTCTCGTCGCGTCTTAAGACCGAGATCCTTTATTTCGTCTCATTGTGACGAGGACGACGATGGCGCTTACGCTAATTGCAGATCAAAGAAGGTAGGCAGCTGCGAGGACGagcgttgaaaataaaaacgaaagTAATGAAGAAGTGTTCGAAGGAAGAAACGAGAGACGACGGAGCGAGAAAAAGGTCCTCGATGTTTTAATTGAGCGTGTCTTGTAAGTTGGCAAACTCGGCCGGGGACACGAGTGAAAGAATTTACGAgtgcttaattaggccagactcgTGATGAACTTACTCCAAATAATCGAATCGCTCGCGTGGTGTGTGTATAACCAATGAACAATATGAACAGAGACGAATACGTACACCAACCCCTatatcaaaaaagtatcattcTTCTACCGCATATAAAACAAGAGGTCTCGTCCTTTCTCCACAACAACCGaacgcgctgctgcagccacTCGAGGGAAAGAGATATCGAGAGGgcagacgcgcgcgagagagagagagatagagatgtCTGAAGGGTCCTCGAGCTCTCTCGGACGCGTCGCGCAGGACGAGAGCAAAGAATGGCTCCTCACCGAAAGAGAGTAGTAGTCCTTCGTTTACGCCCAGACAATGCGATCATTGTGGCGTCGAGCGGAGTAATTACATTGTGTAACCGTAAACGGAAGCAACGAatcctctccttctctctttcagGATGTACCACTCGTACAAACGCTATGGCAGATGcttcgacgagagagaaaggttAATGGGGTCGCGTTCGCGTTTTCCAGAGGAAAGGGTTGAGGGGCGGGGTTTTGACTGAGAAAAGGGGGTGGGATTCCGAAAACCCGCCCTTATTgcccagctctctctctctccgcgtgtGTACTTATATAGGCATTctactattattttttgatggtTGACTGGTCGCGGGGGTTTTCATTGAGATTCGTTCTCACCGGCGGGATGGCggatttattttgttttttattgtcacGAGAAAGATGTCCCCTGCGAAGAGGCGATTGTTGTGCAGTTCTGACAATGTCTGCCCGACACGAATGGCTTAGTTTGAGCCAGATGAGTCGATTTCGCGCTGGATTTTTATTCACACGCGTCGTTTAACGGTCGAGAAAAACACTATAATGGTCCTTTgtatttgttaaattttcgtaaaatttatatacacTAGCTTGGCAATTATAAAACCGTCACTCAAATGAATCGTACACGGCAAACGTTCACATCCGCCCGAATAACACAACTTGGCAAAAATCAGACTGAATAGaatcaatataaaaaaagaggcgtcgagagtagaaaaaaaattcgaaaccCTGGCACAAAGCGGCGAGAGCAAAGCCGTATCATTATCCCAAAAGAAACGAACAAACTTTacgctatatacgtatatatatatatatatatatatatatataccagtGCACACACGATGACGACTGCAAATTCTTCTCAATTTCTCATCGTCCTGTCGTACTTAAATCGAAAAAAGCCCGGGCTCCACTGCGATTGCTCTCCGCCTTCCCTTGTATATATTTCGTTCGCATCGCGCACGACACTGCGTCATATCGATCAATGACACAAAATTTTCCTACAATGCTCTCGGCTCCTCTTTATTACAGTCATCAGTCATTcggtataaatatattaaattcgcTCTTTATACACGAAGGCTTAAAAaaacacactcacacacaacATACAGCGcgtaaaaagaaatata
Coding sequences within it:
- the LOC116416318 gene encoding speckle-type POZ protein-like; amino-acid sequence: MMSINDKVATKRMTFYPLSINSTLHLNKFTFCWKIDHFERVLDVFKNESQLSSPIFPPENSNGVEWSLLLYPNGENPKCTDYISVFLALQLGYPNTIIDFTIALLDDKGNTLERRSIEDAEFKTGHFNICWGFYNFCSKDKLHSVLNDQSISNTITISCEIDYKTGRQDTGPKYLSNMADMLDSGRFSDVTLICQGKKFKAHKMMLALRSPVFSVMFEHDMKETRESVVEIPDVEPEIMQELLQFIYNKKVDKLEEHACPLLIVASKYQIEDLSDMCQKLLISNLNTKNVLSMLTFADFYDAKKLKSKAISFVLANIREVVSTPEYVRLGVSHGHLLQEILTAMALREGEVTELKKSKFVKCFTSEDFDHYPTQTRMTRRSQLASDHDSFYVTDPRRMVGSSHLYTGKFSEQLLHI